The Manihot esculenta cultivar AM560-2 chromosome 1, M.esculenta_v8, whole genome shotgun sequence genome has a window encoding:
- the LOC110626700 gene encoding magnesium transporter MRS2-5 has translation MEESQGRGLRCDLPDSAFPHNTGRLNLHGYGNGISGLPGLKKRGHGHGSRSWIKIDQNGDSKILELDKATIMKHCSLPARDLRLLDPLFIYPSTILGREKAIVVSLEQIRCIITADEVILMNSLDGCVVQYESEFCKRLQTNKDQAEDLPFEFRALELALELTCMSLDAQVKELEIEIYPVLDELASSINTLNLERVRRLKGQLLTLTQRVQKVRDEIEHLMDDDGDMAEMYLTEKRERAEAYALGDSYFQNNISGETRAVSKSAPVSPVRSFSGVQQLQRTFSSIVTSSKHGSLTSSSTNEENVDQLEMLLEAYFVVIDNTLSKLFSLKEYIDDTEDLINIKLGNVQNQLIQFELLLTAATFVATIFAVVTGIFGMNFAASIFDCPSTFNWVLIITGIACVFLYFSFLIYFRHKKVFPL, from the exons ATGGAGGAATCTCAGGGTCGAGGTCTACGTTGTGATCTTCCAGATTCTGCCTTTCCTCACAACACTGGAAGGCTTAATTTACATGGGTATGGAAATGGTATTTCTGGCTTGCCAGGCCTGAAGAAGAGAGGTCATGGACATGGAAGCAGATCTTGGATAAAGATTGATCAGAATGGCGACTCAAAGATTTTGGAGCTTGATAAGGCTACTATAATGAAACATTGTTCGTTACCTGCTAGAGATCTACGACTATTGGACCCCCTTTTCATTTACCCTTCCACAATTTTAGGGAGGGAGAAAGCTATTGTGGTCAGTCTTGAACAAATTAGATGCATAATCACAGCTGATGAGGTCATCCTGATGAACTCTTTAGATGGATGTGTAGTCCAATATGAGTCAGAATTCTGCAAGCGTCTCCAGACAAACAAAGATCAAGCTG AGGACTTGCCATTTGAATTTAGAGCTCTGGAATTGGCTTTGGAGTTAACTTGCATGTCTCTTGATGCTCAG GTAAAAGAACTGGAAATAGAGATTTATCCAGTGTTGGATGAACTAGCATCATCTATCAATACTCTTAATTTGGAACGTGTACGAAGACTCAAAGGCCAACTCCTTACATTGACTCAACGAGTTCAGAAG GTGCGTGATGAGATAGAACATCTCATGGATGATGATGGCGACATGGCTGAGATGTATCTGACCGAGAAGAGAGAGAGGGCAGAAGCTTATGCACTTGGTGActcatattttcaaaataatatctCAGGTGAGACCAGGGCAGTTTCAAAATCTGCGCCGGTTTCGCCTGTGAGGTCATTCAGTGGGGTCCAGCAACTGCAGAGGACGTTTAGCAGTATTGTCACTTCAAGCAAACATGGAAGCTTAACAAGTTCTTCCACTAATGAAGAAAATGTTGACCAACTTGAAATGTTGCTTGAAGCATACTTTGTTGTTATTGACAACACTCTTAGCAAGTTGTTCTCG CTCAAAGAATATATTGATGATACTGAAGATTTGATCAACATCAAATTG GGAAATGTGCAGAATCAACTGATTCAGTTTGAGTTGCTTTTAACTGCAGCAACCTTTGTGGCTACAATATTTGCTGTTGTGACAGGAATATTTGGGATGAACTTCGCTGCCTCAATCTTTGATTGTCCATCTACATTTAACTGGGTTCTGATTATAACAGGTATTGCATGTGTGTTCTTGTATTTCTCTTTCTTGATTTATTTTAGGCACAAGAAGGTTTTCCCATTGTAG
- the LOC110627353 gene encoding uncharacterized protein LOC110627353 isoform X2, whose protein sequence is MEESDEVSHAEKLISSGCLGFSLAVEYQLMILRDTPFAGSGSRVCKGLYSCKGVQGIGLPHNAPISTCCVYESPIQLAGYTLDLPKLQCSSYTSIYSFGGNEGDPMKWEFGISLQYNGSYYSNICKDCESSGGLCGFAGIDQSFACICRNGKNTTTSCFAQGVAWSGTVGSKVQTKFSLAGILLPWLVVSI, encoded by the exons ATGGAGGAATCAGATGAAGTCTCACATgcagaaaaattaatttcttctGGCTGTTTGGGATTCTCTTTAGCTGTTGAATATCAATTGATGATACTGCGAGATACACCTTTTGCAG GTTCAGGTTCTCGTGTTTGTAAAGGACTATATTCTTGCAAGGGAGTCCAAGGAATTGGGTTGCCGCATAACGCACCGATTTCTACATGCTGTGTTTACGAGTCGCCTATTCAACTTGCAGGCTACACACTGGATCTTCCCAAGCTCCAATGCTCCTCATATACTTCTATATACAGTTTTGGAGGCAATGAGGGAGATCCAATGAAATGGGAGTTTGGGATATCTCTGCAATATAATGGTTCATATTATAGTAATATTTGCAAGGATTGTGAATCTAGTGGAGGCTTGTGTGGCTTTGCAGGTATTGATCAGTCATTTGCCTGCATTTGCCGGAACGGGAAGAATACCACCACCAGTTGCTTTGCACAAG GGGTTGCCTGGAGCGGGACAGTGGGATCAAAAGTTCAAACCAAGttcagtcttgcag GAATTTTGCTTCCATGGTTAGTGGTGTCCATTTGA
- the LOC110627353 gene encoding uncharacterized protein LOC110627353 isoform X1 produces the protein MSSSASSALMSFYIPIFLCLICSISAANHPIPLNGTCHDTCGTIPVKFPFGTEFGCGHPEFSRYVRCNSGTLEFSTGTGIYTISSIDYPSNTLIVTDPLMSTCSSMQNSGSFSLDRASPFTLTGENIFVLLGCSTTSPVFDPKEDLCNTGSGSRVCKGLYSCKGVQGIGLPHNAPISTCCVYESPIQLAGYTLDLPKLQCSSYTSIYSFGGNEGDPMKWEFGISLQYNGSYYSNICKDCESSGGLCGFAGIDQSFACICRNGKNTTTSCFAQGVAWSGTVGSKVQTKFSLAGILLPWLVVSI, from the exons ATGTCGTCGTCTGCCTCAAGTGCATTGATGTCCTTCTACATTCCCATCTTCCTCTGTTTAATTTGCTCCATCTCTGCTGCCAACCATCCTATCCCACTCAATGGTACCTGTCATGATACTTGTGGCACAATACCAGTGAAGTTCCCCTTTGGCACCGAGTTTGGATGTGGACACCCTGAGTTTTCTAGATATGTGAGATGTAACTCAGGCACTCTAGAATTTTCTACTGGCACTGGCATTTACACTATCTCCTCAATTGATTACCCAAGCAACACCTTAATTGTCACAGATCCACTCATGTCAACATGCAGTTCAATGCAGAACTCAGgaagctttagcttggatcgaGCTAGTCCATTCACTTTAACAGGAGAAAATATCTTTGTTTTGCTAGGATGCTCTACCACTTCTCCTGTATTTGACCCAAAAGAAGATTTGTGCAACACAGGTTCAGGTTCTCGTGTTTGTAAAGGACTATATTCTTGCAAGGGAGTCCAAGGAATTGGGTTGCCGCATAACGCACCGATTTCTACATGCTGTGTTTACGAGTCGCCTATTCAACTTGCAGGCTACACACTGGATCTTCCCAAGCTCCAATGCTCCTCATATACTTCTATATACAGTTTTGGAGGCAATGAGGGAGATCCAATGAAATGGGAGTTTGGGATATCTCTGCAATATAATGGTTCATATTATAGTAATATTTGCAAGGATTGTGAATCTAGTGGAGGCTTGTGTGGCTTTGCAGGTATTGATCAGTCATTTGCCTGCATTTGCCGGAACGGGAAGAATACCACCACCAGTTGCTTTGCACAAG GGGTTGCCTGGAGCGGGACAGTGGGATCAAAAGTTCAAACCAAGttcagtcttgcag GAATTTTGCTTCCATGGTTAGTGGTGTCCATTTGA
- the LOC122721173 gene encoding pentatricopeptide repeat-containing protein At1g69290 has translation MWRRAVTCLPQKRFFSSNPETPSTLYSFLQPSIFALKKSPPENRAPTDASTDPPTPTPHNLSLDHINTVESTIHKSLLTGDTDVAWKSFKSLTANSAFPSRSLTNSLITHLSAPGDTLNLKRAFAAVVYIIEKNPEVLDFETVKLVLSSMKCANTAAPAFALVKCMFKNRYFVPFGLWGDLVVEISRKSGQFVAFLRVFEESCRIAIDEKLDFMKPDLAACNVALEGCCRQLESVRDAENVIETMSVLGVRPDEWSFGFLAYLYALKGLKDKITELKSLMDAFGFSDKRMFYNNLIIGYVKSGNLESVSATVLCILREEYEGYLDLSEETFCEVVKGFLKDGRLKDLAHLIIEAQKMEPVTIVIDKSIGFGIINACVNLGLSDKAHFILDEMNAQGGSVGLGVYLPILKAYCKENRTAEATQLVMEISNSGLQLDEGSYDALIEASMTSQDFQSAFTLFRDMREARIPDLKGSYLTIMTGLMESHRPELMAAFLDEAVEDPRVEVKTHDWNSIIHAFCKAGRLEDAKRTFRRMIFLQFEPNDQTYLSLINGYVTAEKYFSVLMLWNEVKRKVSNDKEKGIKFDQNLVDAFLYALVKGGFFDAVMQVVEKSQEMKIFVDKWKYKQAFMETHKKLKVSKLRKRNFRKMEALIAFKNWAGLNA, from the coding sequence ATGTGGAGAAGAGCTGTCACCTGCCTTCCACAGAAACGTTTTTTCTCCTCTAACCCTGAAACTCCTTCTACCTTATACTCCTTCTTGCAGCCCTCCATCTTTGCCCTCAAAAAATCTCCACCGGAAAACAGAGCCCCCACCGATGCCTCTACAGACCCACCAACGCCAACGCCACACAACTTATCTCTAGACCACATAAACACCGTGGAATCAACCATTCATAAGTCTCTCCTCACCGGCGACACTGATGTAGCTTGGAaatccttcaagtctctcaccGCTAACTCTGCTTTCCCCTCTAGGTCCCTCACCAACTCCCTCATCACTCATCTCTCCGCTCCTGGTGACACCCTCAATCTCAAAAGGGCGTTTGCCGCTGTTGTCTATATCATAGAGAAGAACCCAGAAGTGTTAGATTTTGAAACGGTCAAATTGGTTCTTAGTTCGATGAAATGTGCCAACACTGCTGCTCCTGCTTTTGCCTTAGTCAAGTGTATGTTTAAGAACAGGTACTTTGTTCCTTTTGGATTGTGGGGTGATTTGGTTGTTGAAATTAGTAGGAAGAGTGGTCAATTTGTTGCCTTTTTACGGGTTTTTGAAGAGAGTTGTAGGATTGCCATTGATGAGAAATTGGATTTTATGAAACCTGACTTGGCTGCTTGTAATGTAGCTTTAGAGGGATGTTGTCGCCAACTTGAGTCTGTTAGAGATGCTGAAAATGTCATTGAGACAATGTCTGTTTTGGGTGTTAGGCCCGATGAATGGAGTTTTGGATTTCTTGCTTACTTGTATGCATTGAAAGGACTTAAAGATAAGATAACTGAGCTAAAGAGTTTAATGGATGCGTTTGGATTTTCCGATAAAAGGatgttttataataatttgattATCGGCTATGTAAAGTCTGGGAATTTGGAGTCCGTTTCAGCAACTGTTCTATGCATCTTGAGGGAAGAATATGAAGGGTATTTAGATTTAAGCGAggaaactttttgtgaagtgGTTAAAGGTTTTCTCAAAGATGGAAGACTCAAGGATTTAGCACATTTGATCATTGAAGCTCAAAAGATGGAGCCCGTGACTATTGTGATTGATAAATCAATTGGATTTGGTATAATTAATGCTTGTGTTAATCTTGGATTATCGGATAAGGCACATTTCATTCTTGATGAAATGAATGCTCAAGGTGGTTCTGTTGGTCTTGGGGTCTACTTGCCAATCTTGAAGGCATATTGCAAAGAGAACAGGACTGCTGAAGCTACTCAACTGGTTATGGAGATTAGCAACTCAGGGCTCCAGTTAGATGAAGGAAGCTATGATGCTCTAATCGAAGCATCCATGACCAGCCAAGATTTTCAGTCAGCTTTTACTTTGTTTAGGGACATGAGAGAGGCAAGAATACCTGACTTGAAAGGGAGCTATTTAACCATAATGACAGGATTGATGGAGAGTCATCGACCTGAGTTAATGGCTGCATTTTTGGATGAGGCCGTTGAGGACCCTCGAgttgaggtgaaaactcatgatTGGAACTCAATTATTCATGCCTTCTGCAAAGCTGGGAGGCTAGAAGATGCAAAGAGAACTTTTAGAAGAATGATATTTTTGCAGTTTGAACCAAATGACCAAACATATTTGTCCTTAATTAATGGGTATGTGACTGCTGAGAAGTACTTCAGTGTTTTAATGCTTTGGAATGAGGTTAAGAGAAAGGTTTCAAATGACAAAGAAAAAGGAATTAAATTTGATCAAAATTTGGTTGATGCATTCTTGTATGCTTTGGTTAAAGGGGGCTTCTTTGACGCAGTTATGCAAGTTGTTGAAAAATCTCAAGAGATGAAGATTTTTGTAGATAAATGGAAGTACAAGCAAGCATTCATGGAGACACATAAGAAGCTCAAAGTGTCAAAGTTGAGAAAAAGGAATTTCCGGAAAATGGAAGCACTCATTGCTTTCAAGAATTGGGCTGGTCTAAATGCATGA
- the LOC110617621 gene encoding protein root UVB sensitive 3, translating to MEGASGEAKREIVIVEEWNGSSSTKLSKTATITASPSLSIQRSGGRFDHVWRRVLQAFVPEGFPSSVTADYVPFQIWDSLQGLSTYIRTMLSTQALLSAIGVGEKSATVIGATFQWFLRDLTGMLGGILFTFYQGSNLDSNAKMWRLVADLMNDLGMLMDLVSPLFPSAFVFVVCLGSLSRSFTGVASGATRAALTQHFALENNAADISAKEGSQETVATMTGMALGMVLARITIGYPLAIWFSFLSLTMFHMYANYRAVRCLVLKSINTQRSSILLQHFMETGQVLSPEQVSRMEHILPKWTTFWSSNNVKLLHKQIHLGVRVSSLDQQEMKELLHSAGSHRKAKYLLVERKGIISILMHKNSTSSDVLQSFIHALVMAKLTEETTSVHSESQSWMDKHYKTFLQKLNSSGWKTERLLSHSIIWRANWRCEPSDDKVD from the exons ATGGAAGGAGCGTCCGGCGAAGCAAAGAGGGAGATCGTTATAGTTGAAGAATGGAATGGCTCTTCTTCAACCAAGCTCTCAAAAACTGCCACCATCACCGCTTCTCCTTCTCTTTCCATCCAAAG ATCTGGTGGCCGTTTTGATCACGTTTGGAGACGCGTGCTTCAAGCATTTGTACCTGAG GGTTTTCCAAGCAGTGTAACAGCAGATTATGTTCCTTTTCAAATATGGGATTCGTTGCAG GGCCTTTCCACTTACATAAGGACCATGCTTTCTACACAA GCTCTATTGAGTGCAATTGGGGTTGGAGAGAAATCAGCGACTGTCATTGGCGCCACATTTCAG TGGTTTTTGAGGGACTTGACTGGAATGCTTGGAGGGATTCTATTTACGTTTTACCAG GGCTCAAATCTGGATAGCAATGCCAAAATGTGGCGTTTGGTTGCAGATCTTATGAATGATCTTG GAATGTTGATGGATCTTGTATCTCCTTTGTTTCCTTCAGCATTTGTATTCGTAGTTTGCTTAGGGAGCCTATCCAGATCATTCA CTGGTGTTGCCAGTGGTGCAACCAGAGCAGCATTGACCCAGCATTTTGCCCTTGAGAATAATGCAGCAGATATATCTGCCAAG GAAGGAAGTCAAGAAACAGTGGCAACAATGACTGGCATGGCATTGGGGATGGTCCTTGCTCGCATAACAATTGGATATCCCTTGGCTATCTGGTTTTCATTCCTCTCTCTCACCATGTTCCATATGTATG CAAACTACAGGGCTGTTCGGTGCCTTGTACTGAAATCTATAAATACGCAAAGGAGCTCAATTCTTTTGCAGCATTTTATGGAAACAGGCCAAG TTCTCTCCCCTGAACAGGTCTCGAGGATGGAGCATATTTTACCCAAATGGACAACATTTTGGAGCTCAAATAATGTTAAATTATTGCATAAGCAAATACACTTGGGTGTGAGAGTTTCTTCACTTGATCAACAGGAAAT GAAAGAGCTGTTGCATTCTGCAGGATCTCATAGGAAAG CAAAGTACTTGCTAGTGGAGAGGAAGGGAATCATCAGCATTTTGATGCACAAAAATTCAACATCTTCAGATGTCTTGCAATCGTTTATTCATGCACTTGTTATGGCAAAACTTACGGAAGAAACTACATCTGTGCATTCGGAGAGTCAATCATGGATGGATAAACATTACAAAACTTTCCTTCAAAAA TTAAATTCATCAGGTTGGAAAACGGAACGTCTTCTTTCGCATTCAATCATTTGGAGGGCAAACTGGAGATGTGAGCCTTCAGATGATAAGGTTGACTAG
- the LOC110617887 gene encoding ureide permease 2: MYLVESKGGAIVCMLLALFFLGTWPAIMTLLERRGRLPQHTYLDYSITNLLAAVIIAFSFGEIGKSTPQSPNFLTQLSQDNWPSVMFAMAGGIVLSIGNLSTQYAWAFVGLSVVEVITSSITVVIGTTLNYFLDDKINKAEILFPGVGCFLIAVCLGSAVHSSNAADNKAKLQNLANDYELQTEDKDSSTIKEDFPNNGRKDLENGNAPPEKAKAGTAAFLIELENRRSIKVFGKGTLIGLAITFFAGFCFSLFSPAFNLATNDQWHTLKKGVPKLVVYTAFFWFSVSCFVLAIILNVTFLYWPVLNLPKSTFKAYVNDWNGRGWALLAGLLCGFGNGLQFMGGQAAGYAAADAVQALPLVSTFWGIVIFKEYRKSSRRTYILLSSMLSMFIVAVGILMASSGHRK; this comes from the exons ATGTATCTAGTGGAAAGCAAAGGTGGAGCCATAGTATGCATGCTACTTGCTCTCTTTTTCTTAGGCACCTGGCCTGCTATTATGACTCTGCTAGAAAGAAGAGGTCGCCTTCCTCAGCATACTTATCTTGATTATTCAATCACCAATCTCTTGGCTGCTGTAATTATAGCCTTCTCTTTTGGTGAGATTGGCAAAAGCACACCTCAGTCACCAAATTTTCTCACCCAACTCTCTCAG GACAATTGGCCCTCTGTTATGTTTGCAATGGCTGGTGGAATTGTCCTCAGCATTGGGAACTTGTCCACCCAGTATGCTTGGGCTTTTGTTGGTTTGTCTGTTGTGGAGGTCATCACTTCTAGTATAACTGTTGTTATAG GAACAACTCTGAATTACTTCTTggatgataaaataaataaggcTGAGATTCTTTTTCCTGGAGTTGGTTGCTTCCTGATTGCCGTTTGTCTTGGTTCAGCTGTCCATTCTTCCAATGCTGCTGATAATAAAGCAAAGCTCCAGAATCTAGCAAATGATTACGAACTTCAAACTGA GGACAAAGATTCTTCCACAATCAAAGAAGATTTTCCAAACAATG GAAGAAAGGATCTGGAGAATGGAAATGCTCCTCCAGAGAAGGCAAAAGCTGGAACTGCAGCTTTCCTCATAGAGCTTGAAAACAGAAGATCAATCAAA GTGTTTGGGAAGGGAACTTTGATTGGATTGGCTATAACTTTCTTTGCTGGTTTTTGCTTCTCACTCTTCTCACCAGCTTTCAACCTAGCTACAAATGATCAATGGCACACTTTGAAGAAAGGAGTTCCTAAATTAGTTGTCTATACTGCATTTTTCTGGTTCTCAGTCTCCTGTTTTGTACTTGCCATAATTTTAAATGTCACTTTCCTTTACTGGCCTGTACTGAACCTGCCCAAATCAACATTTAAGGCTTATGTGAATGATTGGAATGGCAGAGGGTGGGCCCTCCTGGCTGGATTATTATGTGGGTTTGGGAATGGCCTTCAATTTATGGGAGGTCAAGCTGCAGGATATGCAGCAGCAGATGCTGTTCAG GCACTCCCACTTGTGAGTACATTTTGGGGCATAGTGATCTTCAAAGAGTATAGAAAATCTTCAAGAAGAACATATATTTTGCTGTCAAGTATGTTGTCCATGTTTATTGTGGCTGTCGGAATTCTGATGGCGTCTTCAGGCCACCGGAAATAA